From one Alicyclobacillus acidocaldarius subsp. acidocaldarius Tc-4-1 genomic stretch:
- a CDS encoding DUF1641 domain-containing protein, translating into MAEPIQVIQRREETLEERRQRVLERLADEVVHEEQAAERLIRLVALAEEKGLLPMLTALLERGDRILAHVVDLLARDEYSSALQNAIGLAQALGKFDPSLLARLVDAVAGGLADAKEATSADGKPLGVFELLALLKDPNVSYALRFLLRFLSGMGKALQSQGSSD; encoded by the coding sequence GTGGCGGAACCGATTCAGGTCATTCAGCGCCGGGAGGAGACGCTCGAGGAGCGGCGCCAACGCGTCCTCGAGCGCCTGGCGGACGAGGTGGTGCACGAGGAGCAGGCGGCGGAGCGTTTGATTCGACTCGTGGCGCTGGCCGAGGAGAAAGGGCTTCTGCCGATGCTCACTGCGCTTCTTGAACGCGGAGACCGGATTCTGGCGCACGTCGTGGATCTGCTGGCTCGCGATGAGTACTCCTCTGCGCTGCAGAACGCCATCGGCTTGGCTCAGGCGCTCGGGAAATTTGATCCAAGTCTGCTAGCCAGGCTCGTGGACGCTGTCGCAGGTGGGCTCGCGGACGCAAAAGAGGCGACATCCGCTGACGGGAAGCCGCTCGGCGTGTTCGAACTGCTTGCGCTGCTGAAGGATCCGAATGTATCGTATGCGCTGAGGTTCCTTCTGCGCTTTTTGTCCGGAATGGGCAAGGCTCTTCAGTCGCAAGGCTCCTCAGACTGA
- a CDS encoding NAD(P)/FAD-dependent oxidoreductase, with protein MHLGGIVILGAGYGGLAVALELDRHGIPFTLVNREPYHTFKTLLHEVAGARHDPHTYALSLEDLFHRKTSEIVIAEVKNLRLSDKLVETDGATLAYDTLIVALGSRTATFGLPGVAEHTFRLDSLLAAMELHHHVERELERCQQTGDPIHLRVLVAGGGLTGVELIGEWADWLPKRVRELGLPVSDLRLGLIHAHAEILPDVDHQLRAVAQTKLVERGVELILNERVAGAEPQAYRLASGRKLEAGTLVWTGGVEAPALLKEAGLPVDARNRVDVNEFLMARGLADVYVIGDCARFTDARGNVLPPTGQVAEQMGHHLGANLVRRAQGRPPLPFVYHDHGMVASLGPRYGVAEIGKHHATGATALVLKDGSKMKYLMHLGGPVILFKRYRQWLEI; from the coding sequence GTGCATTTGGGTGGAATTGTGATTCTAGGGGCGGGATACGGTGGCCTCGCCGTAGCGCTGGAACTGGATCGGCATGGCATTCCGTTTACACTTGTAAATCGCGAGCCGTACCACACGTTCAAGACGCTTCTACACGAAGTCGCTGGGGCGCGACATGACCCGCATACGTATGCGCTATCGCTGGAAGACCTGTTTCATCGAAAGACGAGCGAGATCGTCATCGCTGAAGTCAAGAACCTGCGGCTTTCGGACAAGCTCGTCGAAACCGACGGCGCCACGCTGGCATACGACACGCTGATTGTGGCGCTCGGGAGCCGCACGGCCACCTTCGGACTTCCGGGCGTGGCGGAGCACACGTTCCGGCTGGATTCGTTGCTCGCCGCGATGGAACTCCATCACCATGTGGAACGAGAACTCGAGCGGTGCCAACAAACGGGGGACCCCATCCACCTCAGGGTGCTCGTGGCAGGCGGCGGCCTGACAGGGGTCGAACTCATTGGCGAATGGGCGGACTGGTTGCCGAAGCGCGTGCGCGAGCTCGGACTGCCCGTTTCGGACCTACGCCTAGGTTTGATCCACGCGCACGCCGAGATTCTTCCCGACGTGGACCACCAACTCCGAGCTGTGGCTCAGACGAAGCTCGTTGAACGCGGCGTGGAATTGATTCTCAACGAGCGCGTGGCCGGAGCCGAACCGCAGGCGTATCGGCTCGCGTCGGGCCGAAAGCTCGAAGCCGGCACGCTCGTCTGGACGGGCGGCGTCGAAGCACCCGCCCTGTTGAAGGAAGCGGGGCTTCCGGTGGACGCGCGAAACCGAGTGGACGTGAACGAGTTCCTGATGGCCAGGGGTTTGGCCGACGTGTACGTCATTGGGGATTGCGCGCGCTTCACCGACGCTCGCGGCAACGTCCTGCCGCCCACCGGGCAGGTGGCTGAACAGATGGGCCATCACCTCGGTGCGAATCTCGTGCGAAGAGCACAGGGGCGCCCTCCGTTGCCATTTGTCTACCACGATCACGGCATGGTGGCTTCGCTTGGACCCAGGTACGGCGTGGCTGAGATCGGCAAGCATCACGCGACCGGCGCCACCGCGCTCGTGCTCAAGGACGGATCGAAGATGAAATATTTAATGCATTTAGGAGGTCCTGTAATCCTCTTCAAGCGCTATCGACAATGGCTGGAGATATGA
- a CDS encoding rhodanese-like domain-containing protein, translating to MALTFRQMVQKAKENVPGLTAAEAKKRLEEDPNTLVIDVQDAADAGACGLIPSSVNISLGMLPIRADLELPKELRDERLADRNRPIITTCGAGGQAALAAYVLKLMGFTNVAYIEGGTAAWKQAGYEVVH from the coding sequence GTGGCATTGACCTTTCGGCAGATGGTGCAAAAAGCCAAGGAGAACGTGCCAGGGCTGACCGCCGCGGAGGCGAAGAAGCGGCTGGAAGAAGACCCGAACACCCTCGTCATCGACGTGCAGGATGCGGCGGACGCCGGCGCTTGCGGGCTCATCCCGTCGAGCGTCAACATCTCGCTCGGGATGCTTCCGATTCGCGCTGATCTGGAGCTTCCGAAGGAACTGCGCGATGAGCGCCTCGCGGATCGCAATCGGCCCATCATCACGACCTGTGGAGCCGGTGGACAAGCGGCTCTGGCGGCGTACGTGCTGAAACTCATGGGTTTCACGAACGTCGCGTACATCGAAGGCGGGACGGCTGCGTGGAAGCAAGCTGGCTATGAGGTCGTACACTGA
- a CDS encoding aldo/keto reductase yields MVAQHAQDTVTLNNGVKMPWLGLGVYKAQAGAEVEQAIRFAFEAGYRHIDTAAFYANEESVGKAVRESGLPRSEVFVTTKVWNTDQGYDQTLRAFEASLKRLGFDYVDLYLVHWPVSGKYRETWRALERIYDEKLARAIGVSNFQIHHLEDILAHGNVVPAVNQVEYHPLLTQEPLRQFCRKHHIQLEAWSPIMRGNLDLPVLQELAQKYHKTPAQIVLRWDLQNEVVTIPKSVRRERIFENADLFDFSLSDEDMRRISALNQNHRFGPDPDTF; encoded by the coding sequence ATGGTCGCACAACACGCGCAGGACACCGTCACCCTGAACAACGGAGTCAAGATGCCGTGGCTCGGGCTTGGCGTCTACAAGGCGCAGGCAGGTGCCGAAGTCGAACAGGCCATCCGCTTCGCGTTCGAAGCCGGCTACCGCCATATCGACACCGCGGCTTTTTACGCCAATGAGGAGAGCGTTGGGAAAGCTGTCCGTGAATCAGGACTACCCCGCAGTGAGGTCTTTGTCACGACCAAGGTTTGGAATACCGATCAAGGTTACGACCAGACGCTTCGTGCATTCGAAGCAAGCCTCAAGCGCCTCGGCTTCGACTACGTGGATCTGTATCTGGTCCACTGGCCGGTGAGCGGGAAGTATCGCGAGACCTGGCGTGCACTCGAGCGCATCTACGACGAGAAACTTGCCAGAGCCATCGGGGTAAGCAATTTTCAAATTCATCATCTCGAGGATATCCTCGCGCACGGCAACGTCGTCCCGGCGGTCAACCAGGTGGAATATCACCCTCTGTTGACCCAGGAACCCCTGAGGCAGTTCTGCCGGAAGCATCACATTCAACTGGAAGCGTGGAGTCCCATTATGCGAGGGAATCTCGATCTCCCGGTCCTGCAAGAGCTGGCACAGAAGTACCACAAGACGCCCGCCCAAATTGTGCTTCGCTGGGATCTGCAGAACGAGGTGGTGACCATCCCCAAATCGGTTCGCAGAGAGCGCATCTTCGAAAACGCGGACCTGTTCGACTTCTCGCTGTCCGATGAAGACATGCGACGCATCAGCGCGCTCAACCAGAACCATCGCTTCGGACCCGATCCCGACACCTTTTAA